In Solanum lycopersicum chromosome 3, SLM_r2.1, the genomic stretch TTTCTCTATCAAACTAATAGTAACTAGTTTGgtagtaatattttaaaatctgaAACTCAATGCAGTAGTACATGTCGTATAAcatgaaatggagggagtataaTAAGGACAAAGAAAACATTATAGAGGAATATGTCAGTGAGTAAGAGAAGAGGTAGTCAGAGATTTAGTGGAAAAGAACTAGTGACTGGATTTCGAGTGAGAAAAGTAAAACTTTACTTCTGCAGTCAAATAAGATAATCTTTGAACTGCACCTAAGGGTGTAGCCTAGTGGTCAATAAAGTGGGTTGAGCACCATGAGGTTTCAAGTTCTAATTCCACCATAAATAAAACACTAAATGATATCTTTCTGTGTTGTGGCCAATGCGGACAGTCCTGTTGGCATACCGGACACCATGGCAATCAGAAGATGATAGCCTTGCGGACAGTCCTGTAGCCATACCGCACACCATGGTTATCGGAAAAGATGATTTTTGAGCTTGactgataatatatttttacactGTAGTCGTTTCAGTTCCTTTACGTTACATCATTTTTGTAATGTTTATGGGTttttttactgcactaattatggAGTTTTTCCTTGCTCTAATGTGgactattttcttcttttcatcATGTGTTTTTCCTTACTATAATGCACAACTACGTTGTGTGCTTAGTGTTAAAACCCATCTGACTTGGACTTTTCTTTGCTTTTACATCATCAAGAAAGATTGCAATTTTATCCTATATCAATTTATTTGGGTCCTATAATACTGGAATTTTCTTGGTCTAGTAAGAAAttcaattttgatgaaaatgaaCAGCTTTATAGGCCATCAATGTTCTCAAATCTACTGGTCATGAAGGAATTATCACTTGTTCTCTGAACTCACTCGCATGTGCAGGTTTCTTTTGGAGTTATTGGACTTGGTCTTGGTGTTTCACTTCTCTCGTGAGTATAATTAATTCATCATACTTTATATTATTGACTTTCTGTTGTCTAAATTGACAAAGAAATACTTCAATGAAGGGCTTTAATTTTGTTCATTCATATATAGGCTTTCATATTTCTCCTGTCCTTTTGATTCTTCTGAGTCCCacacttcttttcttttctctcccCTTTTATTTTCATAGCAAAGAAAAGAGATTATTGGAGGTCACATTTCCTTTCTTGTTTTCTCATTTTTGACACATTTAATTTGACCTTAAGTCTACTTTGACTACTATTGTTCATTACACTCGACAGGTATGGTTTTGGGGCATATTTTAACATTCTTCCAGGTTCCGAGTGGTCTGCAATTATGTTGACATATGGTTTCCCACTTGCAATAATTGGCATGGCTCTTAAGGTGATCTTAGCTCTCCTCTTCTTGACCAACTTGCTTGTATTAAGTTAATAAGACGTAGGATCTCAGTAATGAATTATTGGATCCATGCTTTGAAGTATGTTCTGTCTAGTGTTGTTTAATTCACTGAAGCAAATATTTCTGCTGTCATGCATGAACATGTGGTCACACCTTTAATCCGCCACCTTGATGATCCTGGTGGGGAGATCAGTTTCATTGGATAACTTACTCTCTTTTACTTTTCAGTATGCAGAGCTCAAACCTGTGCCATGCCTGACATATGCAGATGCTGAACTACTAAGGGAAAAATGTGCCACTCCAGTCCTTAAGCAGGTAATGTTCTTCTGAAAACCCTCCTGTCACCTTGACCTTTCCCAAAGCACGCCAATGCATACCAAGAAGCTCCAACTTTTttgggaaggggtgtattttaGCATGGTTATTCAGCCAAAAGTTTGTGATAGGCAGAAGTCAAAGATAATAGTCCCTTCTGAAGTTAAACATCCCCCTTAGCTTTTCCAGCAGcccaaaaatagtttttaacaTCCtgtaaaatactatttttatcgAACCTTAGGTTACACCATGATTTCTTGAAGTCCACCTTACTGctgttaataaaaaatatttcttctcCACCTTTACTCCTCCTAATAGGCGAATACAATTTTTTGCCTCTTTCCCGTTACCAAAAGACCAAAGTAACAGTGATCCTTTATGTTCCCTGGACTAACCATTCCAATTTATGTGACGTTGTTTGACTTGACACAAAAGTTTAATAAAGAAAGGAAAACTTTTGTAGTTTGTGGTCAAAAACACTCCTTGACCATTTGTGTGgctataaatcatttcattaagggtaaaaggaaaaatcttgaaTTAAGTTGTTTCTGTGGGAcgaactaaaaaggaaagtgtGCCACATAAATTGGGATATGGGGAGTATATATGTGCTATTCTTATCTTGATGACTATGAATCAGAGACTTAGACATTCATTTTAATATGCAGTGAGTAGCTTCTCGCTAGGTTAAGTCAAACTTCTACAATTCCTGATGCGATTCTTCTACTAAGATAAAATGAAGTCTAAACACAATTGTTTCCTACTATTGATGATTTGCTACTAATACTTCCTTATGATTGTACTCCCAGATTtcattttagttatttcatatTCAGGATAGATACATTCTTCAGTTACTGACTAACTAGTAATAGGATTTTTATTCTATAAGGTTAGGAGCGATGTGATAAGATACCGTTATGGGGATGAGCAGCATTTGGATGAGGCATTGAAGCGTATTTTCCAATTTGGACTGGTAATTTCCCTTATCGTTGTGTTTAGAAGCTGATCTTAATAAGAAGCAAACACTGATGAATTTTCTGGTgaacatataacaaataaacaTGACATGTCCCACATTTTAATTACTTTGAGTTTTTGAATGAGGTGAGCTTCATAACTCAATGGAAAACTCCTAGAAAAAAGAAGTATTTAAGTTGACATTGTATCTCCACCGCAAAACTCGTCATTCTCATGGGCTTAGCCTATAGGTAAAATTATGCACGCACCATGgtaaatgttaaaataaatgTGTTTTGCATTCTAATAGCTTGTTACATAACTAAGCAATTTTCATCATAGGTTGAGCAGCGAACTTTCTTGTGGCTATTTTTTAGTTTAGCTAGAACGGGTACCCtgttctttatatatttttcatttataagaaTCTGCTAAATCCAGAAGCTTTGTATGCAGCAACATGCTTTCTCCTTCCGAAAGATTCTCTTTAGCAACTTCTTACCATATGGTGGAAGTGATTGATTTGGGTCTTTAAGAAGCCGTTTCGCAATTTTAAGCTTAAATTGTTAGCAGGCAAATACAGACTCGTGCAAGTTCATTATTAATAAAACGTAGAGAAAAGATGACACTAGGTTGTGATCAATTTTCAGGAATGTTGTTCGGATGGGTTAACCATCGACTCAAAACCCTATAAAATGAGTAAATTCATGAAAAGTTCATCCTCAAACTTTGTCGCACGATCCTCTTCTTTTCCATTCTTTTGGTTCAATGAGTTTTGTCTTCCATCTAGTAGCTTCATATCAGCCGCACATATTGCCAGATTTTATGCCCCAATTCTGACAGTGATGTACCTTTGTAGTGGAATAGACACAAAATAGCTTTGGCAACGAGAACAACATCTGTCTATCTAAAACTTGTAACATGTGTTCAAAATATTCAATATGTTGACTGTCGGTCTTAAACATCAAGTCTATCTGTTGATAAAATTTTCTGAGTACTCCTTTTCTTCGCTCTTTTCGTTGCAGGGTGGAGGAATACCACGTAGAAGTGCTCCAATCTTACAAAATATTCGAGAAGAAGTATGCTCCTTGAACTTGATTATGTTTCTAATCAATGATTTGCTTCCTCTTATGAAATAATATGCTGAGTAGTTCTTTTATCCTATGTTACTCGGACCCTCCAAAAATGTTGCCGTCCCCATGTTGGATCCTTCAAAAATACTGGCGGTATTTCTAAAGTCCCAAGTTAGACTTTATAATTTCtagatataaataaattatcctcCCACCTAAACTATATCTGAAATCTCTGTGGATCCTACAATTCCACTATTTGGATGTTGACAGTTGTATTCAGTTGGACCTTATTATAACCGAgaaatccccaaggaccaaccggTCCACAGTTAGATACTCCGTGCACTCCTTTACCTTTTTCCATGTTTATACTGCGTTTTTGTCAATGGCAGCCTTCAAACTCCTCATGTACACCTAATCCACACGTCACTGTTCTTATTCTGCCTTCACTAAGAAATTCGTGGATTTTCATCACTGTCCTGAAAGGACATCGACATCACATAACCAGAACTTCAATAATTGTGTTGTTTGCAAATCGCCTTATGCTTATTGAGTATCGTCATTTGTCAACCTTTTTTTCCTCCTCTTCTGATTTTTATTTCAGCTGCTGATTTCATTTGGTAATTTCTATGTTTCAGgtgactgaggatggtaaatactgTCTAGTGCTGGTATTTGAGGCAAAAGCTCTGCAGTTATCAGATTTCGAAAAAAGACAGGTAAAACAACGATACTGTAAACACATCCATATAGTTTCACAACTAATATTCTAATCCACTTCACTCTTGATAGGCAAAATTTACGTCTTTCTTTGGACCTGGAATATCATCTGAAATTGGTTAGTTCTCAAATTCCATTGACCTTTAATGTGACTTTGAAATCAGACTTGTTTGGACTAATCTTCGTAGCGTTGTGCTTGCAGTAAAGGGAGAGAATGATCTGTATGAAGTACGGCTAATTTCCAACACAACATTGTAGATTGTGAAAAAATCTTGTTACTCTGGGTATATAGAGAAGGTCCACTGTGCCACTtaatataatgataattttttcagTCTGCACTGTACATTGTTGAATCCATAGGAAAATGATATAGAATGATGGAAATTATAATCCCACATGGTAGTAACTTGTATGAGACCTGATGTTATTTACCTGTACAATTGTAATTTATGAAGATGTGGTTGATATGATATAGTAGTAATATGCAGAAATTGATTGCAACAGTTTGCCTAATATTCAAGAATTGATTAAAGTTTGTAAATGCTACAAGTTGCCAATTTCATTTGGGGCAATTTAGTTGGCCTGCATGGTTTGTGATGCCATCTGTGATTCAGCCAAAGTTTGAAAATCAAATGTTACTACACTAAGATTGCAACATGTTCATTGATATGATATCGTGGACATTCTTAAAACAATGGTGTCAAGGTCAGTTTGCGCACAATTGTTAGTGAACCTTCATTCAAAGATGAGATAAATCAAACTCACATACACAAGATATACACACTAGAAACCCCATGGCTAGACAAAGATATCTGGGTATGATAAAAGGAGGCTAAAAGATAATTGATTTGTTAAATACTCTGAATTATTCAAAAATACAAAGCTCATCGACACAAGCCAACACATCAGTATACAAGAAATAGCTGTATTCCAACTCTAATTATTAAATGGCGATGGAAATAGCATCACAACAAATTGTACTAAACATGTTTCTTTTATCAGACTAAAACCTGTTCTAATATCAAACAACTTCAGCAGTAAATACGAAGAGTAGTCGAAAATCACAAAATAAGGAGTACAAGACTAGGCTACTAAGTTGTCACTGCTGTCCATCACCCGACTCTTGTTTTGAAGCTTCCCTGATCTCATCCCCGGCATCATCCTGGAATCATCATTTACAACAGAAAAACCATTGAATGATCAGATTGGCAATGATCAAAGCAATACGGCACATATTATTTGACATGCTAGTATTTCACATATCACCCTAGTCCATATCCTAGGTTGCACACAAAGGTCATGGCCTTCCTGACAAATCTTTTCCTCGTGTCCATGACCAGGAGAAGGTAAGTATACACTAACGAAAGCTGCTGTTTGGATGGATATGCATTtcacaagagagagagagagagagagagagagagagagtcttACCGTGGTATCAGAAGTCCAAAGTGTGAGATTGTCTCGGAGAAGCTGCATAATCAATGTACTGTCCTTGTAAGATTCCTCACCCAGTGTATCCAGCTCTGCGATGGCATCATCAAAGGCCTGATACGAATAATCACTGTTTATTGAGTTTGCATTTTCttgcttttttcttttctttttattatagaGTTTTGCAGGCTCCAAAACTACATACCACTCGCAGACAGGACGGA encodes the following:
- the LOC101255370 gene encoding uncharacterized protein; the encoded protein is MVKTVAAMRGAGGTLFCSQSFAVFNNTQIHAQIRPSLPLTLPPLVHKLTTFSNQDSILAKTQYRLRLKVVTKAADSSQPTSAITSSGNAIVPDEEFSLAKVSFGVIGLGLGVSLLSYGFGAYFNILPGSEWSAIMLTYGFPLAIIGMALKYAELKPVPCLTYADAELLREKCATPVLKQVRSDVIRYRYGDEQHLDEALKRIFQFGLGGGIPRRSAPILQNIREEVTEDGKYCLVLVFEAKALQLSDFEKRQAKFTSFFGPGISSEIVKGENDLYEVRLISNTTL